The following proteins come from a genomic window of Paenibacillus swuensis:
- a CDS encoding M42 family metallopeptidase has protein sequence MNEDTLQLFRTLTETPAAPGHERELRAFVESQLSQYTDELVHDRLGGVFGVFRGNEEGPRIMVAGHLDEVGFMVSSITDNGMLRFTPLGGWWNQTMMSQRVHVITKNGPIVGVIGSVPPHLLDEATRNKPMDMKHMHIDIGADSKDEVLGLGIRPGLPIVPICPFTPMANPKKIMAKAWDNRYGVGLAIELAKELGGQAKSAGGEAGSAETAGSTAAGSAAGGASAALPNVVYTGATVQEEVGLRGAKTAAALIHPDLFFALDASPANDASGDRNAMGQLGKGALLRILDRGMITHNGMVEYILDTASTHKIPYQYFISPGGTDAGEVHLNGIGVPSAVVGICSRYIHTAASIIHVDDYAAAKELLLKLVRGADRTTYETILSNR, from the coding sequence GGAAACGCCCGCGGCGCCGGGCCATGAAAGAGAATTGCGCGCATTTGTGGAATCGCAATTGTCTCAATACACGGATGAGCTGGTGCATGACCGTCTCGGCGGCGTGTTCGGTGTCTTCCGCGGCAACGAAGAAGGTCCCCGCATTATGGTCGCGGGCCATCTGGATGAAGTCGGCTTTATGGTGTCCTCCATCACCGACAACGGCATGCTTCGCTTCACCCCGCTCGGCGGCTGGTGGAACCAGACGATGATGTCGCAGCGCGTCCACGTCATCACGAAGAACGGCCCGATTGTGGGCGTCATCGGCTCCGTGCCGCCGCATCTGCTGGACGAGGCTACGCGGAACAAGCCGATGGATATGAAGCACATGCACATCGATATCGGCGCGGACAGTAAGGACGAAGTTCTCGGACTCGGCATTCGCCCGGGCTTGCCGATTGTGCCGATCTGCCCGTTCACGCCGATGGCCAATCCCAAGAAGATTATGGCCAAGGCTTGGGACAACCGCTACGGCGTAGGGTTGGCCATTGAGCTCGCGAAGGAGCTCGGCGGCCAAGCGAAGAGCGCCGGGGGCGAGGCCGGTTCGGCAGAGACTGCGGGTTCCACTGCGGCCGGTTCGGCGGCAGGCGGGGCAAGCGCGGCGTTGCCGAACGTAGTCTACACCGGTGCGACGGTGCAGGAGGAAGTCGGCCTGCGCGGAGCGAAGACGGCTGCGGCGCTGATCCACCCGGACTTGTTCTTCGCGCTGGACGCGTCGCCGGCCAATGACGCGAGCGGAGACCGCAACGCGATGGGCCAGCTGGGCAAGGGCGCGTTGCTGCGCATTCTCGACCGGGGGATGATCACCCATAACGGGATGGTCGAATATATTCTGGATACGGCGAGCACGCACAAAATTCCGTATCAGTACTTTATCTCGCCCGGCGGCACGGATGCCGGCGAAGTGCATTTGAACGGCATCGGCGTACCGTCGGCTGTCGTGGGCATCTGCTCGCGCTACATTCACACCGCGGCGTCGATCATCCATGTGGACGACTATGCCGCGGCGAAAGAGCTGCTGCTCAAGCTCGTCCGTGGCGCCGACCGCACGACGTACGAGACGATCCTCAGCAACCGTTAA